A window of the Sandaracinaceae bacterium genome harbors these coding sequences:
- a CDS encoding acyl-CoA dehydrogenase family protein, with protein sequence MLSFELTEEQKALVDETRRFTKEKIIPIAAECDRKHTFPNDVFKEAWEMGLVAPGIPTEYGGNGVGEVEHVLITEELAYGCTGIQTSFTANTLAATPILVAGTEAQKKKYLGMLTAEPIFAAYAITEPAAGSDAAGIQSRAVKDGNDYIVTGSKCFITNGAWATWYTAFATVDPALGHKGIIAFIVDRDAPGVSVGKTEDKLGQRASNTAVINFDEVRIPAANILAEPGHGFKVAMQTFDRTRPDIAAGACGLMRRALDESIAYALERKTFGVPIAQHQMVQAMIAEMGIAYEATHLLMLKAAWMIDQGSRNSLTASYAKAFGADQAMRVATDAVQVFGGNGYITEYPVEKLMRDAKILQIYEGTSQIQRMVIAKNLFAGVR encoded by the coding sequence ATGCTGAGTTTCGAGCTTACCGAAGAGCAGAAGGCGCTGGTCGACGAGACCCGCCGCTTCACCAAAGAGAAGATCATCCCCATCGCGGCGGAGTGCGACCGCAAGCACACGTTCCCGAACGACGTCTTCAAGGAAGCCTGGGAGATGGGCCTCGTGGCCCCCGGCATCCCCACCGAGTACGGCGGCAACGGCGTGGGTGAAGTCGAGCACGTGCTCATCACCGAGGAGCTGGCCTACGGCTGCACCGGCATCCAGACCAGCTTCACCGCCAACACGCTGGCCGCCACGCCCATCCTGGTGGCGGGCACCGAGGCTCAGAAGAAGAAGTACCTGGGCATGCTCACGGCCGAGCCCATCTTCGCCGCGTACGCGATCACCGAGCCGGCCGCGGGCTCCGACGCCGCGGGCATCCAGTCGCGCGCCGTCAAAGACGGCAACGACTACATCGTGACGGGCAGCAAGTGCTTCATCACGAACGGCGCGTGGGCCACCTGGTACACCGCGTTCGCCACCGTCGATCCGGCCCTCGGCCACAAGGGCATCATCGCGTTCATCGTGGACCGCGACGCTCCCGGTGTGAGCGTGGGCAAGACCGAGGACAAGCTCGGTCAGCGCGCCAGCAACACCGCCGTCATCAACTTCGACGAGGTGCGCATCCCCGCGGCCAACATCCTCGCGGAGCCGGGCCATGGCTTCAAGGTGGCCATGCAGACCTTCGACCGCACGCGCCCGGACATCGCCGCCGGCGCGTGCGGCCTCATGCGCCGCGCCTTGGACGAGAGCATCGCCTATGCGCTCGAGCGCAAGACCTTCGGCGTGCCCATCGCGCAGCACCAGATGGTGCAGGCCATGATCGCCGAGATGGGCATCGCCTACGAGGCCACCCACCTGCTCATGCTCAAGGCCGCGTGGATGATCGACCAGGGCAGCCGCAACTCGCTCACGGCCAGCTACGCGAAGGCCTTCGGCGCGGACCAGGCCATGCGCGTGGCCACCGACGCCGTGCAGGTCTTCGGCGGCAACGGCTACATCACCGAGTATCCGGTGGAGAAGCTCATGCGCGACGC